The stretch of DNA GGCGGGTCCTGAGCATACCCAGAATTTTGAAGTTTATTTGCGCACTGCGGTGGGCGTTGACCCAAAAGGGTGGGCGAAGTTTGGCCATGTGAAAATGCCGGAATACCGCTGGGGTATTTTATTGGCACCTAAGGAAGAAGGGCGCACCATTCCCTTTGGTAAGCACAAGGGCGAGCCAGTGTGGCAGGAAGTTCCAGGTGAATACCGTTCGTTACTGCGTCGTCTGATTGTGGTGCAGGGAGATACCGAACCTGCTTCAGTAGAGCAGCAGCGCTACCTAAGCAAAACGGCACCTTCTTTATATGATATGCGAAATCTGTTTCAGGTAAACGTGGAAGAAGGCCGTCACCTTTGGGCAATGGTTTATCTACTGGTTAAATATTTTGGCCGCGATGGCCGGGAAGAGGCGGAAGGTTTACTGGAACGTCGTTCTGCAGATGCCGACCGACCGCGAATTCTAGGTGCATTTAATGAGGAGACTCCTGATTGGTTGTCCTTCTTTATGTTTACCTACTTTACGGATCGTGATGGCAAAATGCAGCTGGAGTCTCTCGCGCAATCCGGTTTTGATCCTTTGTCGCGTAGCTGTCGCTTTATGCTAACTGAAGAAGCGCACCACATGTTTGTCGGTGAAACCGGTGTTGGCCGGGTTATTCAGCGAACCTGTGATCTGATGAACGAAGCGGGCATTACCGACCCGTATGATATTCAGGCGGTACGTAATCTAGGCGTAATTGACTTGCCTACCTTACAGAAGAAAGTGAATTTCCACACGTCGGTAACACGGGATCTATTTGGTGCGGAAATTTCTACCAATGCGGCTAATTCTTTTAATGCGGGGTTGAAAGGGCGTTTCGCGGAAACCAAGATAGACGATGATCATCAACTGACTAATGATACCTATCAGGTTACTCGGGTGGTCGATGGGAAATTTGTTGACGAAGAGGTACCTGCCTTGAGTGCCATTAATGCCCGCTTGTTGGATGATTACATTGCTGACTGTCAGGGCGGCATTAACCGTTGGAACAAAATCATTCAAAAAGCCAATATTGATTTTGAAATCACCCAGCCACATAAGGCATTTAATCGTCGCATAGGTGAGTTTGAGTCTGTTTTCGTGACCGTTGATGGCGAAATAGTGTCAGAACAAGAGTGGAACGCCAAAAAAGAAGAATGGTTGTGTTCCGATGCCGATGGCGACTATATTCAGTCACTGATGAAACCCTGCACGGAAATTGGTAAATACGCCAATTGGATTGCTGAGCCAAGGATCGGAATCAATAATCAGGCAGGTGATTTTGAGTATGTAAAAATCGATTAAATCGACGGGGCTATTGAATTCCTCTCGTATTTTTATACACTCCCTGGGGTAGGTTGGCGGGTTTGTCAGCAAAACCTGCTCCGGGGAAAGCTCCGCATTAACTAAAGAAAGATATAAAAACTCAACGTAGATAAAGTTATGAGCGCAATACGTCAGCACCTAATAGACCCGGAAATCTGTATTCGTTGCAATACCTGCGAAGAAACTTGCCCTATTGATGCCATTACTCACGATAGCGAAAACTATGTGGTAGACGTCAATATTTGTAAAGCCTGTCTAGATTGCATTACGCCCTGTCCGACCGGGGCTATCGATAACTGGCGAGTTGTGCACAAGGCCTATACCTTAGAGGAACAATTTTCTTGGGAAGAGCTGCCTGAAGAATTGGATATTGCGGAAGATGAGGTGGTTGAAACCGTCCAGGAAGCCAGTGAACAGGAAGCGAATGACATACTGGAGATTGCTCATACCGGAGAAAGTGGCAAGGTCATTCCGCCGTTTTCTGCTGCGCACCCCTATATCAATATTTATAACCGCGAACGTCCTCTGATCGCTAAAGTGGCTGGCAACTATCGTATTACCGATGATGAGGTGGAATCCGATATACATCATGTGGTATTGGATTTTGATACCAAAACGTTCCCGTTACTCGAAGGGCAAAGCATTGGGATTATTCCGCCCGGCGTCGATGACAAAGGCAAACCGCACCTGATGCGGCTGTATTCCATTGCCAGCCCAAGAGACGGGGAGCGCCCTGGCCACAACAACGCCTCCTTGACGGTGAAGCGCGTGGTATACGAGGAAGGAGGGCAGACCAATTATGGGGTTGCTTCAAATTACGTTTGTGATTTAAAGAAGGGTGACGAAGTCAAAGTTACCGGGCCTTTTGGAGCAACTTTCTTAATGCCCAATCATGCCTCGGCAAATATCATTATGGTTTGTACCGGCACAGGTGCTGCGCCTTTCAGAGCTATGACCGAGTATCGGCGTCGCCACATGTATAAAGCCACTGGTAAGTTGAAGCTTTATTTTGGTGCGCGCACTCCAGGCGAACTGCCTTACTTTGGGCCACTGATAAAACTTAAAGATGAGTTTATCGATAAACAGTTAGTGTTTTCGCGATTACCGGATCAGCCCAAAGAATATGTGCAGGATCGCATGAGAAAAAATACCACCGATCTCGCGCCGTTACTGAAGTCGAGCGAAACCTATGTCTTTATCTGCGGTTTGAAAGATATGGAAATAGGCGTTGATGAAGCGTTTGCTGATATTTGCTCCGATATCGGAATTTCATGGCCGGAACTCAAACAAAGTATGAAAGAATCAGGCCGGTATCATGTTGAGACCTATTAGTTTTATTTGTTGCTAATAGCATGTTCGGTTGCGTCAGGTCTTTTAAGCCTCCAGCTCAGTACTAAAGCAATGGTCGTCATGATGGCCGCCATTGCAAAACTCCAAGAAAAGCTATTCATCCAGTTTGCAAGTACTCCGGCTAAGCCTGGTCCGGTAATTTGTCCAGCGCCAAAAAAGAGCGTAATGGTACCAAAAGCTGCCGCGGCATGTTTCAGCTCAAAATAGTCACCCATCGAGGCAGCCATGATAGTTGGCACAGCCCAAACACAGATACCCCATAAAAATACGGAGAGGTAGGTAAAAGCTTCGGGTAGGTTAAGAGTAACCAATAGATAAGCGATGGTGTGGAGTAAAAATACGATGACTAACCCCCACTTTCGTCCCAAGCGATCAGAAATTGAGCCAAATAACGGTCCAGACAATATACTGAATGCGCCTGCCCACATCCAAAACTCACCAGCGAGAGATTCACTGAATCCGCGTTCTCCGACTAACATTGTGACGATGAAGGTGGCATAAATTACATAGGTAAAACCAAACAAGAAATAAATACTGCCTAGATGGTATATAATTTTGGTGGTAGCGGCCCGGGGTTTATCGGAGAAACGTTTTCCGGCCACCTTTGAACGGGGCGCGCCCAATGCCGAGAGCCCAATTTGTTGGGGACGGTTTTTAATAACAAACATGGCAATTAGCATAATTAAAATTGAAATCGCGCCAAGAATTAGCCAGCTTGAGCGCCAGCCTTGATCGACACCCAGACGATGGTTGACCAATGGTATTAACCAACCGCTAATGACGATAGCCAGTCCACTTCCGCTGGTAATCAAGCCAGCTGCTCGGCCTCTTAACGTCTGAGAGAACCAATGTGAAACCAAAATCATAATGGGCACGTTGGCGGCTCCCGCACCAAAGCCAGTAATCAGATAGAGCGTCAATACACCCCAAAATCCCTGCGCTTGAGAAACACCTATCATTGAGATACCTACAAGCAGAAGTCCTAATACAATAAGACGCTTTTCGCCAAGATAGCCAACCAGTAAGCCACTGATTAAGACGGCGGAGAGATAGCCGACAAAATTAAGGGTGGAAATCAGCCCCATTTCAGCATAATCCAGGCCAAGACTTGAACCCATCGCAGGTAACAGCATACCCAAAGCAAATCTACCGAAACCCAAGCAGGCCAGAATAGTCAGCGTGCCCGCAGCCACAATAATCCAACCATAATGAAACGGAAGTTTGTGGGAGATATTTTTTATATCCAAAGGTTTCTCTTCAGGTTAAAGGTTGTTTGTCGAATGATTTATGCCGCAAAGATGGATCACTCGATAAAATTGGTGAAATTAAGCGTTGGCCGAATCTGGAAGCGTTCCTGATCGTACTGGATTTTTTTTACAAATCAACCAGCAATCTGAGTAGGCATGATATTTGTCAGGAATGAGTGCCCACAAAAAAGGCCAGCAGAATACTCTGCTGGCCTTATCAGTAACTATCTTTCTGTACTAGTAGTTAAATTTAACGCTTAGGGAGTACTCACGTTCTCTGGCATAGGTTGACTCAGCATATGCGGCGCTAGCCGTTAGTGAGGAGTTTCCCGCCACACGATAGGTTTCGTCAGTCAGGTTATTCACTGCTGCTATCACCTGCCAGGCCTCATCAGCTGAATACCAGGTAAGTGCAGCGTTAACCACACTATAACTGCCCTGAGCGATTTCTTCGGTATTTTCCGCGTTAAAGTAAACTTTACTGCGATATGACCAGTCAACCCGTGGCGTTAGTGATCCCATATCGCCAAGTTCAATTGAGTAGGCAACGCCAAGATTTCCTGACCAGTCAGGTGAGTGCGGCATCGCACTATTGAGAAACACACCACCATTGGCGATGAGTTCAGGGCTGAGTTCATCATAGTCGCCATCAATATAGCCAAGACCGCCAACGACATGAAGTTGCGAGGTTGGCACCCAGGTCCACTCCAGTTCAAACCCATCGATCGTGGCTGCGCCAGCGTTAAAGGTGATCGGGGAGAAGTCTTCGCGGATAATGAACTGTAAATCTGTATAGTCGGTTGTGAAGATCGCACCATTTAAGCGTAGTGTGCCGTCAAACAGATCCGTTTTAAAGCCAACTTCTATCGTTTCGGCGAACTCTGGATCAAATTCTCGAACCTCGGGGCCTGGCTTCACGTTTCGTGCATTAAAACCACCGCTTTTAAAACCCTCTGAATAGCTGACGTAAGTCATTATTTGATCGTTCCAGCGATAGGATAAATTGATCATCGGTGTCGTTTCTGTAATATCGTTTTCCACTTCTCCTGCGGGGAAGAAAGGAGTGCCGGCCGGCACTGCCGCTGCCGCTCCGGCAGCAACTATGGGGAACAGCTCACCAGTAACAGGGTGCAGATACATGCCGCCAGATTTTTCGCTATCAGCTATTGGAAACACATAAGTTGTTAAAGCACCTTGGTCCGGCGTAAACCGTTTTGTTTCTTCAGAACTGCGTAAGCCGATAGTCAGACTTAGTGCATTGCTAAAGTTATAGGTAGCTTGGGCGAATATCGCTTGCGTATCGTTATCGACGTCACCGCCCGTTTTAAAATCTCCGAAGGTGATGGGGACGTAATAATCATCTGTCGCCTCTTCTTCAAAGTAATAGAGACCAACCAGCCATTGCAGACGATCTTCCATTGCGGTACCAGAGAACTGTAACTCTTGGCTAAATTGTTCTTGGGTATCATCATTTTGAGTATGCAAAATGGTGAAGGGTGTATTATCGGCATCACGAGATGCATACCATTCCATATCTCGATAAGCGGTAATAGATTTAATACTTACCCAGTCTAAATCCCAATCCACGGTTAGCTGCGTACCCCAGCCCTCTAATTCGGAAGCGACTGGGAATGTGCCGTTGTTAGCGTAGGGGCCGGCATCCCATTGATTGTTAGCACAACGTGGGTCAGCCAGTTCTGTGCCTGGAGCCGGGCAGCCTGCACGCTGACTTGAAACAAGCGCAAACAAATTACCGCTGGCGATGGAGTTAAATACTTGAGGGGAGCCATTTTCGTCTTCTTTATTATAGTCTGCGGTCCAGAATAACCTAACATCGTCGCTAGGAGTCCAAAGCACTGCGGCTCTGGCGCCAACCGTATTGTCATCACCCAAATCATCACCATCAACCAGGCGCTTTACATAACCATCACGGTCGCGTTTACCCACTGATATTTTAGTGAGGAGGTTTTCGCTGATAGGCAAATTGATATCTGCCATTAGCTCGAGTTGATTATCGCTACCTACTTTAATTTCAACTTCGCCACCAAACTCTTCACTGGGTTTGCGCGTATGGATATCAATGGCGCCACCGATCGTATTGCGGCCAAACAGTGTTCCCTGTGGGCCACGCAGTACTTCGATGCGTTCCAAATCGGCAAAATCTAAAGTGCCGCCTACGGAGCGTGCCATGTAGACACCATCGATATAGAGACCAACACCTGGATCAGTCGAAGGTAAAAACTCAGTTTGCCCTATGCCTCGAATAAATATTTGAGATGAAGCATTGCTGCCGGATGATGGCGCCTGTGATGAGAATGATAGGTTAGGTGTAATTTGTGAAAGTTGGTCAGAGGAGTGAATCTGGCGAACCTTCATTTCATTGGCGGTAAAAGCGGCAACTGACAGCGGTGTATCCTGTAGGTTTTCTTCCCTTTTCCGAGCCGTAACGACGACTTCCTCAATGCCAAATCCTTTGGATGTATTTTCAGCAGCCATTATTCCCGGAGAAATGACGGCAGCAGCGCTGGTGTAAACGACGGTTTTTCCTACCCTTTTAAACGCAGATGATAGCAAATTTAGCTTTATCATTGGTTTGCCCCTATAGTTTTATGTTTTAGAATGCGTCAAACTGATTTATATGTATTATAATACACTTTTTGTCATCAAATTCTTTTTATTCCTAGTAAGGAATGGCATTATTATACATTTGAAGGTGGGCTAGTCAATTGGAATGAACTATAAATCCTGTCATAGATCAAGTAACAATGCATTTTAATGCATTGTTACTGGAGGGAAGCTTTCCTGAAGTTTTGATTTTAGTTAACTTGGTGTGGTTTCGCGCAACCCGAAGAGTGGTGGTAGGATATTGGGTTGCTGCTAAATAAAAGTTGGAAGTAGTCGTTTTAATGTTGCCAGCGGATTATTGGCCCCATTGCCATTGGCAGCAGTAGCATTTACATTTTGCCGTCAGTTCCTTTACGCATTCATCGATCGAACGTCCGGAAGTATTGATGGCCCAATTGGCCGCCATATAGTGGGGTTCTCGTTCAGTTAGGATTAGTTTTAAATCCTCCATAGCGTGAGTGCTGTCTCTAAGCGGTTTGTTGTCGCCCTGCTTTAACACTCGGCTGATGTGATCCTCAAGCTTGGCGCGTACCCATACGGTATAAAAAGAACTGAGGAGATGGTCAAAGGTATCCTTCTCTGAGACAAGACTTCCACCGACTTCCAGCACCATGGTGTCGTAATTGTCCAAAACATAATCCAATGCTTCACGCTCCAGCCGACAGTACGCGCGCTGTCCGAACATGGATAAGATTTCCTGTAGTTCTACCCCAGCAAGTTTTTCGATCACCTCTGCTAGAGAAACAAAAGGAATCCCAACCTCCTTGGCAAGTAACCGACCTAAAGTTGATTTACCCGCACCACGCAGTCCAATAAGGGCAACACCATGCACTGGACCTTTGTTATTAGCAAAGTGCTTAAGGAGCATTTCGTAAGCATTTTTTTCCTGCTCAAGAGAAAGTCCTGCTAGGAATTTTTTTAAGGGTGTGAGTTCTATTTCGGGACTATTTTCTTTAGGCAAAAAGCTGTTAAAGGTGACACCCATTGATGCCGCTAATCGCCATAGTAGGGCAATTGAGATATTGGCCTTGCCCGTTTCTACCTGAGCGAGATATCGTTCTGATATATCTGACTGCTTTGATAAGTCTTTTCGTGTCATGCCACGTTGCGCCCTCATTTCACGCACGAGATCGGCAATCTGAGACATGTATTCCGTGTAGGATATCGCGTCGGTCGGCTGATTATTTTGTGGCATCAGGGCATTTTCTGGCATGAGGAAAGCATCTTATATTTAAATTTAAGCGTATGAGTCGGCGGTATTATAGTACATGCTTGTCTACAAAAACACGTACTTTGTGTTAGAGATAGTCAAATCAACCTAATAAATAGTGATTATAAGTATGTAATCTGCATAATAATGCAAAAATAGCGATGTTTATCTTAAAACGATAGTGTAATATAATACACTAATATTTTGCTGGATATGTTCATGTAATGGTGGGCAGGTTTTATAAAAATTAGTCTTAAGGTGGCCTATCGGGGGATGGGCGTAGCAAGCCAAAGACTAGACACAAATACACGAGAGGATATGCTGTGGGAACCCGAGAGATAATAAATGATCAGTTTGTAGCGAACCATATGCCACCAAGGGATCAATGGCCCGACTTTATCCATGAGTTGAAACTTCCAAGCCCTTATAATTGTGCTGTGCAACTGTTAGATCGAAGCATCGAGGAAGGGTACGCAGAAAAGGTGGCAATTTACTCTGATTTTGGTAATTGGACATATCAGCAATTGCTGGAAAGGAGTAACCAAATCGCGAATGTGCTCGTGAACGATTTAGGTTTAGCGCCGGGCAATCGTGTCTTACTGCGCTCGATGAATAATCCTATGTTAGCTGCCTGCTGGCTTGCGGTGGTGAAAGCTGGCGGTGTCGTTGTGACGACAATCGCAATGCTTCGAGGTAAGGAAATTGCCACTATTGCGGAGCAAAGTAAGTCGCGTTTTGCGCTTTGTGATCACCGTTTAAAGGATGACATGCATGCAGCACTAAAACTCTCTGAAGAGCTAGAGGAGGTCATCTATTTTAACGATGCGGATGCTAGTAATGGATTAGAGTTTTTGATGCAGAAGCATCCGGTCACTTTTGAAAATGCTCAAACAGAAGGTTCTGACATCGCTATGATCGCGTTTACCTCGGGTACGACGGGTAAGCCAAAGGGCGCATTGCATTCACATCATGCCATTCTTGCGGTCTGTGAAACCTTTTCCAAGCAGGTGTTAAAACCAGTGCCGGAGGATATCTTCGTTGGCACACCTTCATTGGCTTTTGTCTATGGACTTGGCGGCTTATTGCTATTTCCTTTGCATGCTAGAGCCGCTGTTGCACTGTTGGAGGATGTGCGAGTTAACGCATTGCTTGAGGCGATAGATAGATATAAAGCGACGGTTTTTTTTACTGCGCCGACCGTCTATAAGGTATTGCTTGATATTTGTGATGACCCACGTTTGTCCTCATTAAAAAAATGTGCGTCGGCAGGAGAAGCTTTGCCAGGATTTGTTAGCCAAACTTGGTTAGATAAAACGGGAGTACGCGTTATTGATGGTATTGGCGCCACGGAGCTGCTACATGTGTTCCTTGCGGTTCAGCATCCCGATGACCCTATCGGTTCTTTGGGTAAAGCGGTGCCGGGTTATGAGATTCGTGTCCTGGATGATAATGGGAAGGATAGCCCCGTTGATGAAATTGGTTATTTGGCGGTGCGAGGTCCAACAGGTTGTCGCTATCTGAGCGATGATCGGCAGGCTCAATATGTGGTTGATGGTTGGAATATTACTGGCGATACGGCAAAAATGGACGCTCAGGGGTACATTTGGTATCAAGCGCGTAATGACGGAATAATTGTTTCCTCTGGTTATAATATTGTCTCGCCAGAGGTGGAAGGTGTGGTCAGTCAGCATCCGGCAGTCGCTGAATGCGGGGTAGTCGGGGTGCCTGATCCTGATCGGGGTAATATCGTCAGAGCCTATGTGGTGTTGAAAGAAGGTTTTGAAGCTAGTGAAGCCTTAGTCAAAGATATCCAAAATTTTTCTAAGCAGAATGCCGCCCCTTACAAATATCCACGTTCGATTGAGTTTATTGATGCACTGCCACGAACGCCAACAGGTAAGGTGCAGCACTTTGTTCTTCGTGAACTAGCGAAAGAGTCTCAAGCGGGTGAGTAAGACTAGGCTCGGTTATCGTCACAACACGTGTTTTAGCAATATTTTCTCTTAGGATACGGATCAATATGACGGCGAAGCCTTGTCTTTCTGTTGCAGGAATCGATCTTGAGGTTGTCTGGCATGGGCCGCAAGCAAATCAAGCGCCAACACTAATCTTTCTGCATGAGGGCTTGGGCTGTGTCGAGATGTGGCACGATTTTCCGCGCAAACTGGCTGAGCTGACGGGCTGTAGCGCGCTGGTCTATAGTCGGCAGGGTTATGGCGGCTCGGACCCCTGTGCCATTCCGCGCCCGCTTTGCTATATGCACGACGAAGCTTTACGAGTGCTGCCAAACGTATTAATAGCAGCGGGGGTACAAAAACACATTTTAATCGGCCACTCCGATGGTGGGTCGATTGCTATTATCAATGCTGGAGGCGCTCAGCCGAACGGACTTCTAGGCATCATAACGGAGTCTGCGCATGTTTTTTGTGAAACACTTTCGGTGCAATCAATTGCTGCGGCTAAGCGCGCTTTTGAGCAGAATGGACTTGATTTAAAGTTACAAAAATACCATCACGAAAATACCCACTGCGCATTCTGGGGCTGGAATAGGGCATGGTTGGATCCTGATTTCATGCATTGGAACATTGAAGAATATTTGCCAAAAATTACGGTGCCGATGTTAGCAATTCAAGGGCTGGATGATCAGTATGGAACACAGGCCCAACTCACGGCGATTAATTCTCAAGCGGGTTCGGAAGTGGAAATTTGTCTGTTGAAAAACTGCGGACATTCACCGCATCGTGAACAGGAAGCCGAGACATTGCGTGTAATGCAGCGCTATATATCGAGGCTCATTGGTACCTAAAGATAAGCAGTTTACCTTTTTTATTTGATTAGGCGCGTAAAGTATTCATGGTTCTTATATCCGCTATTAACTTGCTAAACCAGCCTAACTTATTGATTTATATGTCCGAGTTTTTTCTTCATTATTGTGCGTTTCTTTTGCAAATACATTATAATTCACGGCCCTGAATTTTAGCTGGAAGGCGGCGTTTGGTGACGACGGCATAAGCGGGATTTAAGGCTACTTGCCTCGTTTTTAGACTACTCACCAAACTGCCCCTTCTGCTTTAATAAACCTATAGCTTATTGATGTTATTAAGGCGAGCCAACGGTGGTCAACCTTAATCGCTATTTAAGAAGCGCTCTAAATAAAGGAGATAAATTGTGAAACCAGCGGTGAGAGTTGCGGTAACCGGTGCGGCCGGAGGTATTGCCTATTCGTTGATTTTTAAAATAGCATCTGGCGAAATGCTGGGCGCTGACCAGCCCGTTATTTTGCATTTGGTGGAAATTCCCCAAGCAATGAAAGCGCTGCGCGGTGTCGCCATGGAGTTGGAAGATTGCGCATTTCCTTTGGTTCAGCAGGTCAATGTCTATGACGACCCAAACGCAGGTTTTGCTGGTGTACATTATGCGTTATTAGTAGGCGCGCGGCCTCGTGGACCCGGTATGGAACGCAAAGATTTGCTGACTGAAAATGCAAAAATCTTTTCAGTTCAAGGTAAAGCGTTAAATGATAATGCCAATCCTGATGTGCGTGTGTTGGTAGTGGGTAATCCGGCTAATACCAACGCTCTTATTGCTTCACGCAATGCACCTAATTTAAGTCCAGCGCAATTTACCGCAATGACACGTTTAGATCATCAGCGCGCAAAAGGTATTTTGGGTAATAAGCTGGCGACCAAC from Pseudomonadales bacterium encodes:
- a CDS encoding alpha/beta hydrolase, which gives rise to MTAKPCLSVAGIDLEVVWHGPQANQAPTLIFLHEGLGCVEMWHDFPRKLAELTGCSALVYSRQGYGGSDPCAIPRPLCYMHDEALRVLPNVLIAAGVQKHILIGHSDGGSIAIINAGGAQPNGLLGIITESAHVFCETLSVQSIAAAKRAFEQNGLDLKLQKYHHENTHCAFWGWNRAWLDPDFMHWNIEEYLPKITVPMLAIQGLDDQYGTQAQLTAINSQAGSEVEICLLKNCGHSPHREQEAETLRVMQRYISRLIGT
- a CDS encoding AMP-binding protein, translated to MPPRDQWPDFIHELKLPSPYNCAVQLLDRSIEEGYAEKVAIYSDFGNWTYQQLLERSNQIANVLVNDLGLAPGNRVLLRSMNNPMLAACWLAVVKAGGVVVTTIAMLRGKEIATIAEQSKSRFALCDHRLKDDMHAALKLSEELEEVIYFNDADASNGLEFLMQKHPVTFENAQTEGSDIAMIAFTSGTTGKPKGALHSHHAILAVCETFSKQVLKPVPEDIFVGTPSLAFVYGLGGLLLFPLHARAAVALLEDVRVNALLEAIDRYKATVFFTAPTVYKVLLDICDDPRLSSLKKCASAGEALPGFVSQTWLDKTGVRVIDGIGATELLHVFLAVQHPDDPIGSLGKAVPGYEIRVLDDNGKDSPVDEIGYLAVRGPTGCRYLSDDRQAQYVVDGWNITGDTAKMDAQGYIWYQARNDGIIVSSGYNIVSPEVEGVVSQHPAVAECGVVGVPDPDRGNIVRAYVVLKEGFEASEALVKDIQNFSKQNAAPYKYPRSIEFIDALPRTPTGKVQHFVLRELAKESQAGE
- a CDS encoding TonB-dependent receptor; its protein translation is MIKLNLLSSAFKRVGKTVVYTSAAAVISPGIMAAENTSKGFGIEEVVVTARKREENLQDTPLSVAAFTANEMKVRQIHSSDQLSQITPNLSFSSQAPSSGSNASSQIFIRGIGQTEFLPSTDPGVGLYIDGVYMARSVGGTLDFADLERIEVLRGPQGTLFGRNTIGGAIDIHTRKPSEEFGGEVEIKVGSDNQLELMADINLPISENLLTKISVGKRDRDGYVKRLVDGDDLGDDNTVGARAAVLWTPSDDVRLFWTADYNKEDENGSPQVFNSIASGNLFALVSSQRAGCPAPGTELADPRCANNQWDAGPYANNGTFPVASELEGWGTQLTVDWDLDWVSIKSITAYRDMEWYASRDADNTPFTILHTQNDDTQEQFSQELQFSGTAMEDRLQWLVGLYYFEEEATDDYYVPITFGDFKTGGDVDNDTQAIFAQATYNFSNALSLTIGLRSSEETKRFTPDQGALTTYVFPIADSEKSGGMYLHPVTGELFPIVAAGAAAAVPAGTPFFPAGEVENDITETTPMINLSYRWNDQIMTYVSYSEGFKSGGFNARNVKPGPEVREFDPEFAETIEVGFKTDLFDGTLRLNGAIFTTDYTDLQFIIREDFSPITFNAGAATIDGFELEWTWVPTSQLHVVGGLGYIDGDYDELSPELIANGGVFLNSAMPHSPDWSGNLGVAYSIELGDMGSLTPRVDWSYRSKVYFNAENTEEIAQGSYSVVNAALTWYSADEAWQVIAAVNNLTDETYRVAGNSSLTASAAYAESTYAREREYSLSVKFNY
- a CDS encoding MFS transporter; the encoded protein is MLLPAMGSSLGLDYAEMGLISTLNFVGYLSAVLISGLLVGYLGEKRLIVLGLLLVGISMIGVSQAQGFWGVLTLYLITGFGAGAANVPIMILVSHWFSQTLRGRAAGLITSGSGLAIVISGWLIPLVNHRLGVDQGWRSSWLILGAISILIMLIAMFVIKNRPQQIGLSALGAPRSKVAGKRFSDKPRAATTKIIYHLGSIYFLFGFTYVIYATFIVTMLVGERGFSESLAGEFWMWAGAFSILSGPLFGSISDRLGRKWGLVIVFLLHTIAYLLVTLNLPEAFTYLSVFLWGICVWAVPTIMAASMGDYFELKHAAAAFGTITLFFGAGQITGPGLAGVLANWMNSFSWSFAMAAIMTTIALVLSWRLKRPDATEHAISNK
- the boxB gene encoding benzoyl-CoA 2,3-epoxidase subunit BoxB, encoding MTEQTSNDAIVEVNYDELIPNNVDLASDARLKKALESWQPKYIDWWNEAGPEHTQNFEVYLRTAVGVDPKGWAKFGHVKMPEYRWGILLAPKEEGRTIPFGKHKGEPVWQEVPGEYRSLLRRLIVVQGDTEPASVEQQRYLSKTAPSLYDMRNLFQVNVEEGRHLWAMVYLLVKYFGRDGREEAEGLLERRSADADRPRILGAFNEETPDWLSFFMFTYFTDRDGKMQLESLAQSGFDPLSRSCRFMLTEEAHHMFVGETGVGRVIQRTCDLMNEAGITDPYDIQAVRNLGVIDLPTLQKKVNFHTSVTRDLFGAEISTNAANSFNAGLKGRFAETKIDDDHQLTNDTYQVTRVVDGKFVDEEVPALSAINARLLDDYIADCQGGINRWNKIIQKANIDFEITQPHKAFNRRIGEFESVFVTVDGEIVSEQEWNAKKEEWLCSDADGDYIQSLMKPCTEIGKYANWIAEPRIGINNQAGDFEYVKID
- the boxA gene encoding benzoyl-CoA 2,3-epoxidase subunit BoxA, yielding MSAIRQHLIDPEICIRCNTCEETCPIDAITHDSENYVVDVNICKACLDCITPCPTGAIDNWRVVHKAYTLEEQFSWEELPEELDIAEDEVVETVQEASEQEANDILEIAHTGESGKVIPPFSAAHPYINIYNRERPLIAKVAGNYRITDDEVESDIHHVVLDFDTKTFPLLEGQSIGIIPPGVDDKGKPHLMRLYSIASPRDGERPGHNNASLTVKRVVYEEGGQTNYGVASNYVCDLKKGDEVKVTGPFGATFLMPNHASANIIMVCTGTGAAPFRAMTEYRRRHMYKATGKLKLYFGARTPGELPYFGPLIKLKDEFIDKQLVFSRLPDQPKEYVQDRMRKNTTDLAPLLKSSETYVFICGLKDMEIGVDEAFADICSDIGISWPELKQSMKESGRYHVETY
- a CDS encoding helix-turn-helix transcriptional regulator; the protein is MPENALMPQNNQPTDAISYTEYMSQIADLVREMRAQRGMTRKDLSKQSDISERYLAQVETGKANISIALLWRLAASMGVTFNSFLPKENSPEIELTPLKKFLAGLSLEQEKNAYEMLLKHFANNKGPVHGVALIGLRGAGKSTLGRLLAKEVGIPFVSLAEVIEKLAGVELQEILSMFGQRAYCRLEREALDYVLDNYDTMVLEVGGSLVSEKDTFDHLLSSFYTVWVRAKLEDHISRVLKQGDNKPLRDSTHAMEDLKLILTEREPHYMAANWAINTSGRSIDECVKELTAKCKCYCCQWQWGQ